gaaactctgcctggtTCATTCGCACATCCGGAAGCCACTTCACGGGGGGCCGTCGCAACTGGAACCACACACTTGGCATCGGCGGTTGAGCCAAATGGGGACTCGTGGTGCAAGCAACGCTCCCCACGTGTTAGCGTGGGTGAGATTCGGTTGGCGGAATTTTACTAGGTGCGTGTTAGTAGAGTGGGGCTGAGGTTTTCTTGCTCCTGTGGTTGTATACGAAGTCAAaggtcctgcccagccctgcggTCCCCTCAGTCAACTCTGTTTCGGAGACATAACGATTTGGATTGCCAACAAGTCAAGAAATGTTCAAGCCCTTGGATGTAGGGTAAAGAAagggagatcagactgtcactgtgtctatgtagaaggggaagacataagagactccattttgaaaaagacctgtactttaaacaattgctttgctgagatgttgatcatttgtagctttgccgcggcccctttgacccaacttggagctcacaaaaacctgTGTTGTATAACATCGAggcttaagggatctagggctgtgcagggcgtgccttgttaaccaaatgtttacgagcagtatacttggtaaaagtcattgccattctctagtctcaataaaccaggggcacaatgcaccgtggaaagccacagggacctctgcccttgaaagcagggtattgtccaaggtttctccccatgtgacagtctgaaatatggcctcgtgggatgggaaagacctgactgtcccccagcctgacacccgtaatgggtctgtgctgaggtggattagtcaaagaggaaagcctcttgcagttgagatgcaggaaggccactgtctcctgcttgcccctgggaactgaatgtctcggtgtaaagccCGATCGTACATTTGTTCAACTCTGAGctcggagaaaagctgccctgtggcgggaggcgataCGTGTTGGcagtaatgctgccttgttattctttactccgctgagatgtttgggtggagagaaacataaatctggcctacgtgcacgtccaggcatagtaccttcccttgaacttagtaATGATATAGATTCGTTGGCTcacgtgtgttttttttttttttgttgttgaccttctccttattatcaccctgctctcctactacattcctttttgctgaaataatgaaaatcataatcaataaaaactgagggaactcagaggccggtgccggtgcaggtccttggtgtgctgagtgccggtcccctggacccactgttgtctccctatactttgtctctgtgtcttatttcttctctccgtctctcatcccacccgactagaaacagccacaggtgtggaggggcaggccaccccttcactcggaaaatcagttaaacacaaacacggaatgagagtcaaaagacaatatgtcatctttttgagaattttattcacttcaaaaccaattaaacacacacatgtacaaaggCATTCCACAGCCCAGTTTTCGAGGCTGAGGAAAGACCCCGAGAGCGCTCTGCACAGCACGCTTCCCAGCGTCCGAAACACTGCTCTCAGGGCGGGGCACAGCGGAAGGGCTGCACCTCTCAGGGTTCCCTAACTTTTCCCTTATTCAGTCATCTAGAGAGCAAATACACAGTAATTCCCCAGTTTCCTATTGACGTCCCAGCGGAAGTCTGACTCCTGCGCGTCACGCAGTTTCTGAGGCAACGAATCTCTGGCACGGAAGCTTTTCCTGGCGCGTTTCCGGAGAACCACGCGAACTACAACGTCCCTCACCAGAATTCAATGAGGCAGAGTCCCTGCAtctgctccctgcctggcctgggctcccaCATCCACAGAAGCGCCACAGCCGGGGAGCTTCGGAGTCACCGCACAGAGTCTGCTCTCTGCTCTGCACTCCTCAGTCCCACAGTCCCCTCCAAGTCACGGGAGCTGGAGGCCAAGGAGCCCGTGCCACCTGCAGTCTCACTCCAGGTCAGAATCGCTGtcctctgaggaggaggaaacCTGAAGGTCCTCATAGAGGACGCTCGGTGGGACACGAACACGGGGACCCTCAGACTTCTCTGACACATGAGGGCTCTGAGCGAGGAAGGCTCCCGGCTTCTCAGGAGAGTGAAATGAGGGGGCCGCCAGGAGGCTGGAGCTCCAGCGTCCGTTTTCCAGTCTCCGGaagagcactctgagaggctgggccCCATCATGGCTGGCCGCTGGGTGATGGGACATGGTGCAGGCCTGGGCAGTAGGCAGGCAAGGTCTGCTGTGCGGAGGCTGCCGGTCGACGCTGGGCACCTGGGCGGGTGTCCTCCTGCCCATCTGGGGCGACGTACTTGGTCCAAGTTCGGTTGCGGCTGGCGGAGGTTGGAGATTCTCCGGGGCCCCCAGCTCACCTCCCTGGATGGCGCTTTCGGGGATCTGGAAGGGACCCAGTCTCGGTTTCTTGGGGAAGTTCAGGCAAGCCTGAATCCGAGCCTGGGCAGGTCTCTTGGCTCCTGGCCCGAAGCTGAGATTGGAGCCTAGGCCCAAGCTGTGTGTGGCGGCTGGCGGGCAGGGCTGTGAGGTCACCGCAGGACGTTTGTCCTGTGCCTGGGGTCTGATGGCCTGGAGCAGGCCGTGGGTTttggaggcagcctggggaacttctcggcagccaccctcagggctgctgtgtgtCGGCTTCACCACGAGGAGAGGTTCGGGGCCCTGCTGCCTGACTGCAGGCTGAGGGATGTCGGCCGCAGCccctgtctgtctttcctttggTCCAAGACTTGAGGAGGAGCTCAGACTGGCTTTTCTGAGGGGAGACGGTGAAGCCAAGACGGAGCCCCTGTCAGACCTTTCGGTAGCTGAGCGATCAGCGAGGACAGGGCCCAGGCGCGGCCTCTTACTGGTTGTGTGGACCGGCATTGGCCCGCTTGCAAcctgaaagagaggaaacaacACAGGTTAGAAGTTCCTCCGCATGGAGCCAACGTGAAAATCAAGCACATCCAAAGACAAGGTGCACACGCCATGAAATTCTTAGTACAGTATCGACAGGCGGTCCTTGGAAGTAGGGACAGACCCTCCACCTGAGTGCTGATCAGGACAAGACACATGAAAGATGCGCTCTCGAGCTATGTGTAGCTGATCTAAGCACACCATTGTTCAAAAGATCGCGTCTTGGGCATTAACTGGATCAAAGCGCCTCCACTCAGCCTTCCATGAAGTGGAACGGACTGATGCCCTTCCGAAGGCAGGTTGGTGGCTCAAGGGTACTCAGGACGTCTTCTCTGAACACATGCATGTTCCTGGGTTTAGCCTTCTCCACGTTTGGGGCCTCTGAGGGACTAATTTCCTCATGCCGCTAGGAACATGTTGTTGGCAGGCTTGCCATAAttggacagaaagaaagcaacaggaaATACGGCATCTTCAGATGCCTTGGCCTGGAATCAAATTGACCTGGAAGGATCGTGGAGTCCCTGAccccaagaaggcaagaaagaggggTTCCCCGATTTCCTCCCGCAGACGGGAAGCTGAAAGGAAATCAACCAGGGTGACCTAGAGGAGAAAAGGACCAGGGGCCCGGGGTGACACTCACCCTCAGATAATCAGAAGATTCCGTGGATCCTTTTCGATTCGGCAGCGGCTTCTCTGGAGGTTTCCCAGAAAATATGTGGAGGAGAGCCTTCCTCTGAGGGTCTTGTTGCCTGCAGAACAGAAAAAGGTCAGGCCGTGCCCCCTGGTTTTccccaggagacagggagaacccTGTGTGGGGCCCAGCCCCGTTCCGTgttttgtgatacagaaatggaCATCTGGTGCCCTTTCCGCCTCTGCACCTTCCCTCACGTGCCAACCTTCCCGTCCCCCAGGTGGCCCTCTAGGCTTCCCAACTAAGGACTGTGATTTGGATTCCATCGCTTTTCCCCCTGTCGTGGGGAACCTGCACGAAGCGACCCCGCCTCTCCCCGTCCCTGAATCTCCCAGAGCCAAAGGAGCTCCTGGGTGTGGAACCCCGGAGGACACGGAGCTCCGGCCTATTTCTCTGCATCGTTCCTTCCCTGGCCCGGAGACGGAAAGGCACACGGTGTGCAGGTGCAGAGACACCATGTCCTTAGGAGGCAGTACCCTAAGAGTGGTGAAAACCCCTCCCACTGCTCACCttggtctctcttccttctctcccttatcCTTGTTCAAGGGCCCCGGGTTGGCTTCAACCTGGGGCttccatggtttcaggttttccttcccttcctttttccccaAGGTCTCTGGAACCAGGGCTGCCTTCCAGCACTTCATGGGGCACCTGGTACTTCTGGCCGTGTGGCCAAAGGCCCCGCAGTTTTTGCACTTGAGCTGTGGGTGGAAAGGAAGTGATGTCGGTGAGTGAGCTGAAGCCACAGGCAGCGATCCCACGTCCACATTGGGACGGATTGTGAATTCAGAGCTGAATAAGGATTCCAAAGAGGGGACACCGGCATGGGGGCCGTTAAGTGCTGGGAGAGTTCGGATACGATGTTCCCTCCCAAAGCCCACGTGACGGAGGAACTCTGAAAGGAAGGACTCAAGGTTCCAAGGGGCACGACGGTGAACCCGAAGTCAACAACACAGCCAAACGTGGCTACACAGGACTCTAAGTAGAAAGGGAGGTTGCCCCCAAGAGTCTCTCAAGGGACCTATCGGGCCGGGGAGAAGGTCCCAAGCCACGCCCACCTTGGATGGGAAAAGCAACCTGGGTGGTGGTGACAGAGCTCTTTGGAATCCAACCCAGTCTCTGAGGACCGTGTGACACCCCCTCcccccgtccccacccccaccccgatacCCAAGAGATCCAGGGCTAGACTTACCCTGGGATCTTCTTCACTGGGCGGGGGAGCCCTTGGCCCAACTGGGGCCCTCCGCTGCTTCTGGAGGGTCTGGGCTCTCACCAGTCTCTTGGCCCAAGATTTGGGGTCCCGACGTGCCATCATCTTCGTCGCCTGGGGGTTTTGTGACCGCCTTTTTCAGGGGTTGACTGTTGGGTcacctgaaacacacacaaacacacacatgtcgaTGGTTAAGCACATTGGATATTCACACACCCACAGGAAGCCACCTGCTAACTCCCTGCCGGTGTGGTCATGAGGAGACCTCACCACCAGTCGGTCAAATCTGTAGAACACAATGTGCTGTGTGCATCCTCGGATACTGTGTGTTCCTCTGCCATGACTACCTAGTCCAAGAGTAAACCGCACCTGCCACAGGGCCCGTGGCCTAGGTATGGGGAGTTGAGCTTTCAACCCCAAACAAGCAACTGATTCTGGAGACTGGACTTAGGTCTCTCACGATTCACTCCGATAGAAGACACGGTGATTCTATCTCCCTTGACGGACAGAATGATCGAAGACACAGGGCATGGCTTGCGCCACCCTTTGGCAGGTCTGTTTGAAGTCAGGGATATGGGATGCTTCCTGTGACAACTTGAATCGCTACTCTGGCCATTTCATTAGGCAACTTCCAAGCACAAATTCATAGAGAGAAGTTACCTTCCTCTCTACCACACTAGCAGGTGATGGTCTTTCCTGTTCTACCTTTTGGCTTTAGCTCCAGCCcctctttgcttatttattttttctggtattttacgCATACCACACGAATTCATCTGAACAAACGGGGAACAAGTGCCACATCGTATCGACGTCTTACACGGCTGAAGGGCAAACCACCCTTTTTTCCAAAGTCCTTTTTCCATTTACCCACCAATTCAGCATGCTGCAGTACATTTCTTTTCGCATTCCCATCTTGGTCTTATCCCACATGTGGAGACGGATATGTTTTCTCGTTTTCTGTTGCAAGAATTACTAGTAACGAGAACACATCCTTCCCCACCAGCAAGCCCCAGTGTGATCGGTTTCTTTCGGCCTCCTGtgtctcttccccccacccccacacccctcagGGATTGCGTGAAAAAAACAATAGTTCAGTGAAACTAACCTGAAATTACACGTCTACTTGCTTTCCCCGGCTGGCGCTGAGATGGGCAGGTGCTGGAGCAGCCCCGCTGGAAGCGATGCAGCATCCAGGATGACGGAGGAAGGGGCGGAGAgggacctctgctttccaggctgcCTTTTATACTGCCTCTGGTCACCTGACAAGGAACGTACCCTAACCTAATCAGTTACCTGTACCTTCATTGCAATTAACTTAATCCAATTACGTGACCTGGAAAGGTCTATCTGCACAGCCCACTCTAAGATCATGTCCACTGCTGACAGACATTCTAAAACCTACGTGTACAGCTGCAAGCTTTGAAGAATAGATGCTCCCCGTCAGACATGTAACACTGGTGCCTCTAcccctgtcttcttttccatctttttgttttgttttgttttgttttgttttgtttcaaaaaaatgtggtaaaatagacaCCTTTTAATTGGACCACATTTAGTCTATCTCGACGTGGGCCTCAGTGTCATCAAGGAGATTCTCCTTGACGTGCAGTCACGGCCATGATCCATCTTCagagcttctctttcttccccaaggTAAGTCTGTCAGCAGAGAACCCTGACCGCACCCTCATGTGTTTTCTCCTCCAGGAGGCGCTTGGAAACCACCGTGAATTGGACCGCACTGGgaaacacagatgaggaaagtcaacaacgctttgtccttcagtgcctggctcctttttcaGCTCGTCTTGCGACTCCAGGCATTATGCCTGAAAAGTCTCCCGGACGCCTGTGAGGCTCTAATTCCCTGGGTCCCATTGCCATGTCTCTGGATTTGCGAAGATCCACCGCACCTTCTGTGGAACTCCCGTGTCGGTGAACTTTTGTGCCACGGCCCCTAATTCTGCCCATGGTCATCTGCAGCTGCACGACTTAGGGTCCATGTTCCTTGGACgggaagagacaggcaggagTCGGAATGATGAACCAGCACACTGGGGCATTTTCTCACGTAGCCCAAGTGACCCCATGGTGTTCTTGAGCTTTGGAACCAGTCGCGTCCCCTttgacactgcacccggctcccaGTCTCTCAATCGTGTTGGCCCTCCGGCGATCTCCCGTTGGATGAATTGCTCCTGCTGAAACTCGAGTCCCCTTTGATTTGCGCttcattaattattcatgatTCAGGTTGGAAGGCCTGCTGACGACCCCCTGTGGCCGTTCTCTGAGCTTTCCTGTCACATCGTTTCCTTCCACGCTCTTTGGTTCCTTATGgtcctgctccttctgctgtcagaggagcagagagttgatcttattgattctggatacggatactttctaggtgatctggataatccagataaCGACCCTCAACAGCGGCGGAAAGGGAGCAGCCATTTGGTGTGTCTCAGAAAATCCCGCTCAGTTCCGAGGCCCCCTAGATGTGGAATCCTGCTCAGAGTTGTTCCCAggtcagagaatggagagagcctGTGCATGATGGGATCTCCCTGCCTAGATCTTTCAGTGAGTCTCTACCTCAGCTACTCTTAGGATCAGGGGGAGAACCACGGTGTCAGACATCCGGAAAGAAGACGGGATGAATGTTTTACCTCTGAAGTACATCCCAAATGTGGGAGTTGACTTCAGCTTTGCTGGGGTCTATTTGgccagtgaaactctgcctggtTCATTCGCACATCCGGAAGCCACTTCACGGGGGGCCGTCGCAACTGGAACCACACACTTGGCATCGGCGGTTGAGCCAAATGGGGACTCGTGGTGCAAGCAACGCTCCCCACGTGTTAGCGTGGGTGAGATTCGGTTGGCGGAATTTTACTAGGTGCGTGTTGGTAGAGTGGGGCTGAGGTTTTCTTGCTCCTGTGGTTGTATACGAAGTCAAaggtcctgcccagccctgcggTCCCCTCAGTCAACTCTGTTTCGGAGACATAACGATTCGGATTGCCAACAAGTCAAGAAATGTTCAAGCCCTTGGATGTAGGGTAAAGAAagggagatcagactgtcactgtgtctatgtagaaggggaagacataagagactccattttgaaaaagacctgtactttaaacaattgctttgctgagatgttgatcatttgtagctttgccgcggcccctttgacccaacttggagctcacaaaaacctgTGTTGTATAACATCGAggcttaagggatctagggctgtgcagggcgtgccttgttaaccaaatgtttacgagcagtatacttggtaaaagtcattgccattctctagtctcaataaaccaggggcacaatgcaccgtggaaagccacagggacctctgcccttgaaagcagggtattgtccaaggtttctccccatgtgacagtctgaaatatggcctcgtgggatgggaaagacctgactgtcccccagcctgacacccgtaatgggtctgtgctgaggtggattagtcaaagaggaaagcctcttgcagttgagatgcaggaaggccactgtctcctgcttgcccctgggaactgaatgtctcggtgtaaagccCGATCGTACATTTGTTCAACTCTGAGctcggagaaaagctgccctgtggcgggaggcgagacgtgttggcagtaatgctgccttgttattctttactccgctgagatgtttgggtggagagaaacataaatctggcctacgtgcacgtccaggcatagtaccttcccttgaacttagtaATGATATAGATTCTTTGGCTCacgtatgtttttttttttttttttttttttttttttttgttgaccttctccttattatcaccctgctctcctaccacattcctttttgctgaaataatgaaaatcataatcaataaaaactgagggaactcagaggcctgtgccagtgcaggtccttggtgtgcagagtgccggtcccctggacccactgttgtctccctatactttgtctctgtgtcttatttcttctctccgtctctcatcccacccgactagaaacagccacaggtgtggaggggcaggccaccccttcactcggaaaatcagttaaacacaaacacggaatgagagtcaaaagacaatatgtcatctttttgagaattttattcacttcaaaaccaattaaacacacacatgtacaaaggCATTCCACAGCCCAGTTTTCGAGGCTGAGGAAAGACCCCGAGAGCGCTCTGCACAGCACGCTTCCCAGCGTCCGAAACACTGCTCTCAGGGCGGGGCACAGCGGAAGGGCTGCACCTCTCAGGGTTCCCTAACTTTTCCGTTATTCAGTCATCTAGAGAGCAAATACACAGTAATTCCCCAGTTTCCTATTGACGTCCCAGCGGAAGTCTGACTCCTGCGCGTCACGCAGTTTCTGAGGCAACGAATCTCTGGCACGGAAGCTTTTCCTGGCGCGTTTCCAGAGAACCACGCGAACTACAACGTCCCTCACCAGAATTCAATGAGGCAGAGCCCCTGCAtctgctccctgcctggcctggaCTCCCACATCCACAGAAGCGCCACAGCCGGGGAGCTTCGGAGTCACCGCACAGAGTCTGCTCTCTGCTCTGCACTCCTCAGTCCCACAGTCCCCTCCAAGTCACGGGAGCTGGAGGCCAAGGAGCCCGTGCCACCTGCAGTCTCACTCCAGGTCAGAATCGCTGtcctctgaggaggaggaaacCTGAAGGTCCTCATAGAGGACGCTCGGTGGGACACGAACACGGGGACCCTCAGACTTCTCTGACACATGAAGGCTCTGAGCGAGGAAGGCTCCCGGCTTCTCAGGAGAGTGAAATGAGGGGGCCGCCAGGAGGCTGGAGCTCCAGCGTCCGTTTTCCAGTCTCCGGaagagcactctgagaggctgggccCCATCATGGCTGGCCGCTGGGTGATGGGACATGGTGCAGGCCTGGGCAGTAGGCAGGCAAGGTCTGCTGTGCGGAGGCTGCCGGTCGACGCTGGGCACCTGGGCGGGTGTCCTCCTGCCCATCTGGGGCGACGTACTTGGTCCAAGTTCGGTTGCGGCTGGCGGAGGTTGGAGATTCTCCGGGGCCCCCAGCTCACCTCCCTGGATGGCGCTTTCGGGGATCTGGAAGGGACCCAGTCTCGGTTTCTTGGGGAAGTTCAGGCAAGCCTGAATCCGAGCCTGGGCAGGTCTCTTAGCTACTGGCCCGAAGCTGAGATTGGAGCCTAGGCCCAAGCTGTGTGTGGCGGCTGGCGGGCAGGGCTGTGAGGTCACCGCAGGACGTTTGTCTTGTGCCTGGGGTCTGATGGCCTGGAGCAGGCCGTGGGTTttggaggcagcctggggaacttctcggcagccaccctcagggctgctgtgtgtCGGCTTCACCACGAGGAGAGGCTCGGGGCCCTGCTGCCTGACTGCAGGCTGAGGGATGTCGGCCGCAGCccctgtctgtctttcctttggTCCAAGACTTGAGGAGGAGCTCAGACTGGCTTTTCTGAGGGGAGACGGCGAAGCCAAGACGGAGCCCCTGTCAGACCTTTCGGTAGCTGAGCGATCAGCGAGGACAGGGCCCAGGCGCGGCCTCTTACTGGTTGTGTGGACCGGCATTGGCCCGCTTGCAAcctgaaagagaggaaacaacACAGGTTAGAAGTTCCTCCGCATGGAGCCAACGTGAAAATCAAGCACATCCAAAGACAAGGTGCACACGCCATGAAATTCTTAGTACAGTATCGACAGGCGGTCCTTGGAAGTAGGGACAGACCCTCCACCTGAGTGCTGATCAGGACAAGACACATGAAAGATGCGCTCTCGAGCTATGTGTAGCTGATCTAAGCACACCATTGTTCAAAAGATCGCGTCTTGGGCATTAACTGGATCAAAGCGCCTCCACTCAGCCTTCCATGAAGTGGAACGGACTGATGCCCTTCCGAAGGCAGGTTGGTGGCTCAAGGGTACTCAGGACGTCTTCTCTGAACACATGCATGTTCCTGGGTTTAGCCTTCTCCACGTTTGGGGCCTCTGAGGGACTAATTTCCTCATGCCGCTAGGAACATGTTGTTGGCAGGCTTGCCATAAttggacagaaagaaagcaacaggaaATACGGCATCTTCAGATGCCTTGGCCTGGAATCAAATTGACCTGGAAGGATCGTGGAGTCCCTGAccccaagaaggcaagaaagaggggTTCCCCGATTTCCTCCCGCAGACGGGAAGCTGAAAGGAAATCAACCAGGGTGACCTAGAGGAGAAAAGGACCAGGGGCCCGGGGTGACACTCACCCTCAGATAATCAGAAGATTCCGTGGATCCTTTTCGATTCGGCAGCGGCTTCTCTGGAGGTTTCCCAGAAAATATGTGGAGGAGAGCCTTCCTCTGCGGGTCTTGTTGCCTGCAGAACAGAAAAAGGTCAGGCCGTGCCCCCTGGTTTTCCCCAGGAGGCAGGGAGAACCCTGTGTGGGGCCCAGCCCCGTTCCGCgttttgtgatacagaaatggaCATCTGGTGCCCTTTCCGCCTCTGCACCTTCCCTCACGTGCCAACCTTCCCGTCCCCCAGGTGGCCCTCTAGGCTTCCCAACTAAGGACTGTGATTTGGATTCCATCGCTTGTCCCCCTGTCGTGGGGAACCTGCACGAAGCGCCCCCGCCTCTCCCCGTCCCTGAATCTCCCAGAGCCAAAGGAGCTCCTGGGTGTGGAACCCCGGAGGACACGGAGCTCCGGCCTATTTCTCTGCAGCGTTCCTTCCCTGGCCCGGAGACGGAAAGGCACACGGTGTGCAGGTGCAGAGACACCATGTCCTTAGGAGGCAGTACCCTAAGAGTGGTGAAAACCCCTCCCACTGCTCACCttggtctctcttccttctctcccttatcCTTGTTCAAGGGCCCCGGGTTGGCTTCAACCTGGGGCttccatggtttcaggttttccttcccttccttttcccccaaGGTCGCTGGAACCAGGGCTGCCTTCCAGCACTTCATGGGGCACCTGGTACTTCTGGCCGTGTGGCCAAAGGCCCCGCAGTTTTTGCACTTGAGCTGTGGGTGGAAAGGAAGTGATGTCGGTGAGTGAGCTGAAGCCACAGGCAGCGATCCCACGTCCACATTGGGACGGATTGTGAATTCAGAGCTGAATAAGGATTCCAAAGAGGGGACACCGGCATGGGGGCCGTTAAGTGCTGGGAGAGTTCGGATACGATGTTCCCTCCCAAAGCCCACGTGACGGAGGAACTCTGAAAGGAAGGACTCAAGGTTCCAAGGGGCACGACGGTGAACCCGAAGTCAACAACA
This genomic stretch from Pan paniscus chromosome 7, NHGRI_mPanPan1-v2.0_pri, whole genome shotgun sequence harbors:
- the LOC129395867 gene encoding protein FAM90A15-like, with the translated sequence MMARRDPKSWAKRLVRAQTLQKQRRAPVGPRAPPPSEEDPRLKCKNCGAFGHTARSTRCPMKCWKAALVPETLGKKEGKENLKPWKPQVEANPGPLNKDKGEKEERPRQQDPQRKALLHIFSGKPPEKPLPNRKGSTESSDYLRVASGPMPVHTTSKRPRLGPVLADRSATERSDRGSVLASPSPLRKASLSSSSSLGPKERQTGAAADIPQPAVRQQGPEPLLVVKPTHSSPEGGCREVPQAASKTHGLLQAIRPQAQDKRPAVTSQPCPPAATHSLGLGSNLSFGPGAKRPAQARIQACLNFPKKPRLGPFQIPESAIQGGELGAPENLQPPPAATELGPSTSPQMGRRTPAQVPSVDRQPPHSRPCLPTAQACTMSHHPAASHDGAQPLRVLFRRLENGRWSSSLLAAPSFHSPEKPGAFLAQSPHVSEKSEGPRVRVPPSVLYEDLQVSSSSEDSDSDLE